ATACGATTTTATGAATATATCATTATTGTCGAACGATTCGATGTGACCGGTATTGACAATATATGATTTATTCACCCGCAAGAAAGTAGATTTAGGTAATAAATCGAATATGGCTTTCAAACTCATACGGGTGATAATACGCTGATCGCTAAGTTGGATTATAACGTAATCTTTCAATCCTTCAATGAAGAGAATATCGGAGAAGTTGACTTTAAAATACCGGCGTTCTGCTTTCACAAAAAAATAGTCGGCAGTAACCACCGTTTCGATGGCTTCTTTCTCTTCTTTCAGTAACAAAGAATGGTAAGACAAAGCCTTATCCACAGCTTTTTGAAAACGCTCCGCTTCAACAGGCTTAATCAAATAATCTATCGCATCTACTTCATAACTGTCCAGTGCATATTCAGTGTAGGCTGTAGTGAAAATAACCAGCGTTTTCTTTGAAATCGTACGTGCAAACTCAATTCCTGTAATCCCTGGCATCTGAATGTCAAGAAAGACCAAATCAGTCACATGTTGCTCCATGAAATCGGAAGCTGTGGACGCACTATTAAAACTCCCGATTAATTGGAGGTTATTCGATTCTTCTATCAATAGCTTCATGGCTTCACGTGCCAATGGTTCATCGTCTACAATAATACAATTCATAATGTTATACTTAAAATTACAGTATATTTATTTTCATTCTCTATCTGCTTCAGTTCATACCGACCGGGATACAACAATCCCAATCTGCGTTGAATATTCACAAGTCCTATTCCTCCGACCTTCCCTTTACTAACGGCAACTTCCGGCGTGGAATTCTCGCATCGAAACTCTAATCTATCATTATCAACCTTAAAAAAAACGTGCACATACGAAGGATGCTCGCTGTCAAAACTATGCTTTACCGCATTCTCCACAAAAGGAATAAACAATAATGGCTGAATCCAAATGGAATCTGTCTCTTCTTGTTCCTCCATCGTAAACTGAAAATTATCACGACGAATCTTTTCCAGATTCAGATAATCATTTAAGAAACGGATATCCGATGCTAACGAGACTCTTTCTCGCGAGCTGTCATTTATCTGATAGCGCAGTAAATCTTCTAATTTGAAAAGCACTTTGGATGCTTCTTCCGGATTTCTCTTTATCAGGACATTGGCATTATTCAGCATATTAAAAAGAAAATGCGGATTAATCTGATTTTTAAGAAACTTCAATTCCGACTGTAAAGTAGTGGATTCCAGTTCGTCGATACGTAGATTATAACGTAGCCAATGCGTGAACAATGAGATAGCCGCAGAGCCTGCCATGACAAAGCCGATGGTCAGTATGCCTGAAAAAGCATTGATGAAAGTGGCAAAGCCATTGGGATCTTTTCCGGGCAGAATCACTTCAAAAAGCAAACCTTGGGTAACTGAAAGAAAAGTAACGACTGCTATATTTGTAATGATTGCCATCAACACATAACTACCCCAACGATTCTTCAACAGGAAATAAGGAACCAATACATACAGGTTTATATATATCACCATATTCATAGAGGCAAAATATGCCAGACATCCGCTCAATCGTCTCCCAAAGGAGACCGTTTGTAAAGGCTCATACCAAAGGACATTGATTGTTATCAAAACAACAACCAATTGCAGCAGCAAATGCCTGTATATCCGATAACGGGGACTCAATAGAAATGCAGTGACACTTTTATCATTCATGTTTCTGTTGTCATTGGTATTTTTATAAAAGTCATTACCATGATTCGTATTCATACTCACGACTCACCTCCTTTCAGTTCCAGCCATATACTGCCGACAGCCAATGACAATCTGTAACGGCTTCCATACAGAATATCCAACCTTTGTCTGATTCTTTCCAGCCCTTTATCGGACGACAAGAGATTTACTTCAGGACAAGCGCAGGTGAATGTAATTGTAGCCTTTTCCGCTTTCAAATGAGTTTTCAATGAAACAGGGGGCTGTATCTGTTGCTCGTCTATTGCTTTGACTATGTATTGCACAAAAGGAATGAAAAGCAAAGGCGGCACCAAGATTCTGTTCACTCCGCCTTCGGAAGTAAATTCATAGTTAAATTGTGATCGGGAGGTCTGTTCCAATGTCAGGTAATTAGTAAGAAATGTAATTTCGCTACTAAGCAAAACTTTGGCCCTATTGCAGTCATACAACTGATAGCGGAGAAGTTGGCTTAACTTCATTAACATTTTTGAAGCTTTTCCCGGCTCACTCAATGTTAATTCTCCCGATTGGTGCAATGTTTTAAAAAGAAGTTCAGGGCTGATCTGTTCTTTTAACCGCTCCACTTCAGAAACGACATGAGCTTTCTCCATTTGTGAAACACGCCGGTTGTTAATCATCCATTCCTTCAGAAGAACTGTCATCGTGCCTCCTATCATACACAGCGTAGATAACATAAAAGAAGAAATATAGTCCACTACCATATGCATCGACAAATAAGAACCTCGTGCATGGAGTTCCGGCCAATAGGAATATGCCATGTATTCTATTGACATCTGTATCAACAGAGCTACGATCATCGCAGCAGAAAGTAATGACAAATAGGTCAGATAATGTCTCTTCAGCAAATA
The Bacteroides luhongzhouii DNA segment above includes these coding regions:
- a CDS encoding sensor histidine kinase → MSMNTNHGNDFYKNTNDNRNMNDKSVTAFLLSPRYRIYRHLLLQLVVVLITINVLWYEPLQTVSFGRRLSGCLAYFASMNMVIYINLYVLVPYFLLKNRWGSYVLMAIITNIAVVTFLSVTQGLLFEVILPGKDPNGFATFINAFSGILTIGFVMAGSAAISLFTHWLRYNLRIDELESTTLQSELKFLKNQINPHFLFNMLNNANVLIKRNPEEASKVLFKLEDLLRYQINDSSRERVSLASDIRFLNDYLNLEKIRRDNFQFTMEEQEETDSIWIQPLLFIPFVENAVKHSFDSEHPSYVHVFFKVDNDRLEFRCENSTPEVAVSKGKVGGIGLVNIQRRLGLLYPGRYELKQIENENKYTVILSITL
- a CDS encoding LytR/AlgR family response regulator transcription factor — protein: MNCIIVDDEPLAREAMKLLIEESNNLQLIGSFNSASTASDFMEQHVTDLVFLDIQMPGITGIEFARTISKKTLVIFTTAYTEYALDSYEVDAIDYLIKPVEAERFQKAVDKALSYHSLLLKEEKEAIETVVTADYFFVKAERRYFKVNFSDILFIEGLKDYVIIQLSDQRIITRMSLKAIFDLLPKSTFLRVNKSYIVNTGHIESFDNNDIFIKSYEIAIGNSYRDDFFEGFVMKQRV
- a CDS encoding sensor histidine kinase codes for the protein MTTETLATGSESTFLYRFLVSPDLRWMRYLVLILVLGTISFNQVFIIFLDYRDILGGWIYTFTFLYLLTYIAVIYLNLFQLFPKYLLKRHYLTYLSLLSAAMIVALLIQMSIEYMAYSYWPELHARGSYLSMHMVVDYISSFMLSTLCMIGGTMTVLLKEWMINNRRVSQMEKAHVVSEVERLKEQISPELLFKTLHQSGELTLSEPGKASKMLMKLSQLLRYQLYDCNRAKVLLSSEITFLTNYLTLEQTSRSQFNYEFTSEGGVNRILVPPLLFIPFVQYIVKAIDEQQIQPPVSLKTHLKAEKATITFTCACPEVNLLSSDKGLERIRQRLDILYGSRYRLSLAVGSIWLELKGGES